The window CTTCGGCACTTCAGCGCGAGGATCAGGCGGGCTGGAATGGGGCCGTCCGGCGCCGGGCAGCGGCCGCCGGAGCAGCCTCCGAGCAGCCGTGGGGCGCGAGGTGGTGCGGAGCGAGGGCGGAGATGGGCGCAGTCGGTGCACGCGGACGACGCATCGAGCCGCTGTCGGCGAGCATGCACGTCGCCGGCCCGGTGGCGACGATCGCCCTCTCGGGCGAGCTCGACCGCTCGAGCATCGGGCGCTTCTGGCGCTTCCTCCTGCCCGCCCACCGACCGGGGATCGACCGAGTCGTCCTCGACCTCGACCGCCTCGCCTTCCTGGACTCCGCCGGA of the Acidimicrobiales bacterium genome contains:
- a CDS encoding STAS domain-containing protein, encoding MGAVGARGRRIEPLSASMHVAGPVATIALSGELDRSSIGRFWRFLLPAHRPGIDRVVLDLDRLAFLDSAGLVEILRAAGDLRRLGAELVVARPTRSTRRLLEVTGVAGRLSIEPPLRSLDDVAPRAS